The sequence TTACAATGTTGTTGTTACAATTAGGAATGTTAATTATTGACTGAAGCTTGAAGAGGTTTGTTCATTTTAAATCTCAACATTTTCCTCTATCTTTTCAATGTCTATCTTTTTTAAATTCACTCATGTGTGCAGAAAAAAGAGTTTCGTCAAACACCAAAAGATCGTGTACATGTTTCTTGCTGCTAATCCTTGGAGTTTCTCTTTGAATTCGGTGGAACCGATAATCGATTTGGAGTCAGTTGCTAAACGGGACATAACAATGGTCATGATTCATCTTAAGCGAGagcttttgttttttaaaagtatagttttgttaattttaaggaAACTATAAGTCTATAACATACAGCAGAAAACAGTGGTTATTAATTAGTTACGATGAGGGATCTCACCTCATAATGGTTTCATGGATTTAAGCCAGagcttttgttttgttatagTTCTGACGGTTTTATTTCATTGTTTTGCAGCCATGGATTTTCATCTGAACCTACTATGGAATTATTAATTCTCAGCGCAAGTATATGGATGTGAGGACTTGACAGAAACATAAGTAGAAAAGCAAAGTGAAACTTAAGCAACTCATTCGTCTGGAATGATGATGAATgtttaattatgttttgttaTGCTTCACAGTTCACACTAGCTATGGAAACATTATGAAATTTCCAATAATTAACCATTTTCTTTAgctaataatatatttgattttatgcaTAACAGTACTATATAATCAAATACTAACACATACAATTAAAAACTATTCATTAGAAAAACTTATCAACcgttttatagtttttaaatcataatatgaaaagttaaaaaaaaatacaataatttaggtattagaaagaaaaaaaatttaataaacataaaataaaataagtctTGCATAAACAGGTAAACCATACATGGTTTGCTAGAATTACTCTTTGGAATAACCTTTCTATCCTATTTATCAAAACTTTGTTTAAGAATATGGATTGTTAACAAAAAAGGACATAAGTTAAACAGGTTTTACAAAAACGGGatgtaaaatttctaaaaaaaaaaaaaaaaaaaaattctaacataACTGGATTTTAAACTAATGTGTATGTTGCCCAAAAAAAACTGATGTGTATTAAAATGTCAGAGAAGTCCATTATAACTTACAATGTAGAAACTTTAAGTGTAGAACAATCGtttgtcaattaaaaaaaaacttaaatgtaAAAACTGAGAATGGTATATTTGATGGGATaggaataatatattttcattcagTACGACCAACACTAAAAAGGTTAAAGCATTGAGTTACATGCTTTGGTTAAAATTGctgaacaaaaaaaacgaaTATGAGAAAGGTTATTCCCGTTTAAGCATTGAGTTACATGCTTTGGTTAAAATTGCTGAACAAAAAAACGAATATGATTTCCAAATTATGGTTTGGTTCATCTTGATTTTCAGATTATGATAGTTTGGTTACATTTAATAACTTTTTGGTTTAACTGAGATTTTGAACATTCTGTGaactttttgaataaattattcAATGGTGATACATAGATAAAACATTGAGATATGTAAttttcaaaacataaatattagaAACACCAAATTAATATGAATTCAAACAAACGTCATTTTCAGTTaagaaaaatatgtttgttattatttacatagtatttaaaatttaactttttcttattttatcaaATCATGTTTTATTATTGTAAGGAAACTAATtagtgtaaaaatatttaaacctgAAACTCCttgaaacaaatataatattaattatattaattttagatcAACGTTTTAACTATGTCAAATAAAATAGTacaatacaataaaatatattgtacATACTTTTCagtgtatattattatttaatttcacACAAAAGAATAAGGTcaataaaacacaaaacaaatataaccgttatatttttttagaatatttagTTGTAAGATAATTTTGTGCTttctaacaaaaacaaataaacgttattattattatttttttttaactcaaattGATCtattacttaaaatatttattaaaatttacaatataaatttgaaataaagaAGTTTTTTCATTCTTTATCTGCTTTACATCATAATTttcaatttagaaaaaaaattattttcaactaTTTCATGAAATTTAACAaacatctatataaaataattttttctaatatttactaacccgcccgtagggcgggccaaccctagtagtatatgttttattttatgcatCGTTCTTTTTTTCACTATAAACCTGAACTAACCAGTGTGTGTCGACGGTTTCatataggggtgggcactttacccgatatccgaagtggcacccgaacccgatccgaaaaacccgaaccgaaacccgaaccgaagtagcaaaatgcccgaacgggtattgaataaggagagattggatacccgaacccgaacgggtaatacccgaacccgaatggatatccgaagataaccgaacatatgtataatcaaccttatatttctagtttacatctctcattttatataaaatatttatattgatactacacatactttaagttcatatgatatacatacaattacggaaaaaatgatttgctactcaattaaaatgcatgtcaagttttttatttcaaaaattaacaaaaagttacaaccaaattttttttaaaaataactaaattagtgtctttttagttttaaaatgttatgtccaaatctatttaaccattcaatctattaaaaacaaaaaattagttaacttaatgttatacttttaaatacaagaaacttgagaaatgaaaattttaatttttttttcaaaatctaaatatccgaacccgatccgaaataaccgaatccgaactaaaaatacccgaacccgacccgaagtacagaaatacccgaacggattctacacctctataccgaaatacccgaaaatccgaaatacccgacccgaacccgaacgggtatccgaacgcccacccctagtttCATATATGGCATATTAGAATTGTACTTTCGATTTTCGTCATTACCTAATCCGAAATATAGGTTTAACCATAAAGGAATTATGGGTGTGCTGTATTATTGTATATAAGTGATTCTATATTATAAGTTAgcataatatttgtattttttttgtaaatgttcCCAACGATATATATGTGTTATGTGCGTGATTTATTAAATGACTGGAATATGGTATGGGTCCAATAAATCTGGAATGATATAAAAAAGATTAGCATGCGCAAGAAATCATATCACCATATATTATTCTCAGCATGCATAATATATAGTCTTATCGGTCCAATAGAACATTACACGTTGGtaatttttatatgaaaaaatttcCTACAAACATATATCGTTTTTGAACATATAACATGCTCTTTTCTAAATTATCGTTTATACAATTTTACAGTGTAAGAATACATTGTAATGAAACCGTGACTGATGgtacaaaaaattcaaaacaaataagGACATAGTAAATTCAATCCCTTAACTGAAGCAACAAACTTTATAATTATGAAATCTTCATAAAtgttaatatacaaataaatacagatgaaaattttgaatttgcGAATTTATCGGAAATAACGCCATTCATGTCTTGATTAAGCTATATTTTTCTATTGCAATACACTAATATTTTCTGTAGTTGAGTGTTATTTTGATTATGGGATGTCGAATTATTTCTCTCCATAATTTAGATAAATATATTCgcaattttttttgatattaaGAAATTTTCATAAATGTGATTATCGCAGATTGTTTTGCAATGATCTATGTTTTTATGAGCATGATTTAAAGGGATATATGAGAGTAACCAAAGATTTGAAATGTTTATGGTCAAATAGCCAAAGATGTATACtttccaaatatttaaataattagacGATCAATTAGAAATTCTTAGGAATAATTTGTGGCGTTAGAATATTCATTTCATGTAAATCCTACCTCGCCTAAATCTTATCATTCGTTTGACTATATGTATCTTACTAAGCTATTCCTAAAATGGTATCACAACCTAAACATTTCAAAAATAGCATAAAAAATGAGTGGCATGAATTTGATTCCTGCTTTGAAGCCAAAGAAATCTACGTGAAAAATTTAAAGTGAGAGTCATAAGACTTTAGAAGCAATACTCGGTTTCCAATAGAGAGACTATATAAATGGTTTTCGTTGATGCAAAAGTAAGTTGTCCTTAGTATGGAAATTGTTTAAAGCTTTCATAAGTTGTTTTCCGTATCTGAtgctttgatttttttccaGAGAGATAAAAATATTAGAGTAAGTTTCATAATGTGCAGTTATTATAATTTAAGTTAATATGTatctttactttttaatatatatttattgaaaattataatttattttagtttattcattCCGCGGGTGCGGATCACCACCTAGTCTTAAACATTAAAAACCttgtaaaaattaattatgataAGCTAAAGAAGATAACTACATATATATGGTCTAGCCATACACAAACTTTAAGAGCTGCGATTAGGGTTTAAATCAATTCTACTACACTAAAATATGTGTGGCTACACagatataaaatcatattttggaTCTGTTTACATGTTTGAGGAGTGAAATGTACCTTCAATTAATCTGAGAGCATGGAATACCGTacgttgtttaaaaaaaaactggaaaAGAAAACTGCGTACTAATAATCACTGGCACTAATATccaggggtgggcgttcgggtacccgttcggattcgggtcggatatttcggattttcgggtatttcggtataggggtgtagaacccgttcgggtatttctgtacttcgggtcgggttcgggtatttttagttcggattcggttatttcggatcgggttcggatatttagattttgaaaaaaaaataaaaattttcatttctcaagtttcttgtatttaaaaatataactttcagttaactaatttttaatttttaatagattgaatggttaatagatttggacataacattttaaaactaaaaagacattaatttagttttttttttttaaatattggatgtaactttttgttaatttttgaaataaaaaacttgacatgcattttaagtgaatatcaaatcattttttccgtaattgtatgtatatcatatgaacttaaaatatgtgtagtatcaatatatatattttatataaaatgaaagatctaaactagaaatataaagttaattatacatatgttcggttatcttcggatatccattcgggtttgggtattatccgttcgggttcgggtatccaatctctccttattcaatacccgttcggatattttgctacttcggttcgggtttttcggatcgggttcgggtgccacttcggatatcgggtaaagtgaaTCAAATTTGGTTCAAACCGGTAACATGCCGGTTTAGAATTCGTCCAGATAACCGGTTTCGTGCGAAATTAAACCGGGTTTAAGAACATTACCCAAAAAAAGGACCAAAACCCTCAGAGCTCTGTGCGTCTGTCTGTCAGTTACCCAGACTTGAGAGTTGTCGAGAGTGAGAGACCACAACCATGGCGGCTACGACGACTCTGGGCTTTGTTCTACCGACTGGTGTATCTCGCCGTCGCGGTGGCTTCAGGGTTTCACTGATCCGATGCTCCGCTTCTCCTCTCACTAACTCCACCGCCTCTGGTATGCCTTTTTTTCTCGTCTAAAAAGGATAAAGCTTTCGACTTTTTTGAAAATGAAGCAAACCCCTCTTTCCTCGTAGGCCTTGTGGAGAAGCCTTGGGATTCGTATAACGCTAGGCTTGTGTTAGAAGACGGCTCTATCTGGCCGGCTAAGTCATTTGGTGCTCCTGGAACCCGTGTTGCTGAATTGGTCTTTAACACCTCCTTGACAGGGTGAgacttgttttgttttgtttcgaaTCCGAACTTACTGAAGATTGATTGTGTTGTTGTTTGTCTTTGAAAAAGGTATCAAGAGATTCTGACTGATCCTAGTTATGCCGGGCAGTTTGTGCTAATGACAAACCCACAGATTGGTAACACCGGTGTGAATCTAGGTATGTTCAGTAACGTTGTGAGAGTTGTGCAAGTTTTGTCTTGTACTTACTtatcttgttgttgttgatacATTTGTGTTATAGATGATGAAGAGTCTGAGCAATGCTTTCTTGCTGGTTTGGTCATAAGAAGTCTAAGCATCAGTACCTCAAACTGGAGATGTACTAAGACACTTGCTGACTATCTAACCCAAAGGAACCTCATGGGAGTTTGTAAGTTCCTTTTGCTTTGTTCACAATGCTATGTAGATTCTGCATTGGTTTTGAAAACATCTTGGGGATGTTTGTTTAGATGATCTTGACACTCGAGCGATAACACGTCGGTTAAGAGAAGAAGGTAGTCTTAACGGTGTGCTGAGCACAGAACAAACCAAAACAGACGAGGAGCTTCTGCAAATGTCTCGTTCGTGGGATATTGTAGGTATTGATCTGATAagtgatgtttcatgcaaatttccCTACGAGTGGGTCGACAAAACAGACCCTGAATGGGATTTCAACTCGAATTCACGCGACGGGGAAACCTACAGAGTGAGTATATTACTTTACTTCTCTCTAGTTCTTGTCTTAATGATACTATCAACCAACTTCTTACTCTCTACTTTCTCTGAAAGGTTGTTGCTTATGACTTTGGCATCAAGCATAACATCCTGAGACGCCTATCCTCCTACGGATGTCAAATCACTGTTGTCCCATCGACATTTCCAGCTTCTGAGGCGGTTAAAATGAATCCAGACGGGATTCTGTTCAGCAACGGTCCTGGAGACCCTTCTGCTGTGCCGTACGCTGTTGAAACGGTTAAAGAGCTTCTTGGTAAAGCTCCTGTGTATGGAATCTGTATGGGGCATCAGTTGCTTGGCCAAGCTTTGGGTGGTACGACCTTCAAGATGAAGTTTGGTCATCATGGTGGAAACCACCCGGTTCGTAACAACCGAACTGGCCAGGTGGAGATCAGTGCTCAGGTATGCTCCAAAGTGTTCCAACTTTTTTGCTTGATTGCACATTGGATTAGTTTAGATTACAAGCATGCTTACAACTGAGGATTTATAGTTTTAAGTCTTAACATTCAAAACTATAATGTAATATTTGGCAGAACCATAACTATGCGGTTGACCCTGCGTCACTACCTGGAGGCGTGGAAGTGACACATGTGAATCTCAATGATGGAAGCTGTGCGGGTCTATCTTACCCGGCGATGAATGTCATGTCTCTCCAGTACCATCCTGAAGCCTCCCCTGGACCTCACGACTCTGATAACGGTAACTTACCTTTCTTTTGTATCCCAAACTCTAGTGAAAGTCGCTTGTTGAAAAACCAAAGGGAACtagtaatatgtttttttttttttttttgtgattgcAGCATTTAAAGAGTTCATAGAGCTTATGAAGAGATCGAAACAGAGCTCCTGATCATGGGAAGTAAAACaagtcttttgttttttgtacTATTTGCTTCGCACTTACATTAAACACAAGTTGTTTTGTTTGTGACAATGGAGTGAAACTATTGTTCTAGCTGTGACTATGTTAAGGAACCAACATGAGACCGAATAAATAACTTAAGATTTTTGtaacagttaaaaaaaaaagaatggaggTGTTCTTACCTGCTCAGTCGAGGCGAGATAGTTTCTCTCTTAGCATAGGTTTATGCTGAGCCAACATTGCTAACTGTAAGTTTAGATAAGGTTTGTggtctttgtattttttcttattaaatggtgataaaataattatgtatttGGTGTAAGAAACTCAAATTGAAATTACAAAATGATACTActaatttttctataaaaatcaaacaatttccaaatgatattcttttgtaaattaaattattatatgatCCATACTTATCAATTCATCTTGAACAATAAAAaagttgttttgttttattttgaaaaaataaaaagaaatttattatatatgaaaatCCTACAATAAATTAGTAAGAAGTTTATTGCGTAGATAATGTCATTATTATAACAGGCATATATAAAATTTCCTTGGATTTATTGTCATCGAGTGACACATGAATGATGTCACTTTTCTTCAAACAAAGGAATTACggttctaaaatattttagtaaatgtACTTTTGTGTGCATTTTGATCTGTGCATTACAAGCATGTTCGAGTGAAATTGGGCCCGTTAAAGCTAAAACAGAATAATAATCGATGAGGCATCTCTCTTTCAGACTGCTTTCGATCCAATTTCAACATTATTCAAGAATCTCCTTTTGTTCTCTTCTTTAATAGCTTTCATCATTTATAGTTTATCACATTTTATCTGATTACAAAGGATGAAAACTATGTTATCTTTCATCAATGAAGTCTACTGTATAAAACTTAATGTAAGACTAGCATCTAagtcatatatattttcatttttctcttctttactTCTTTATACATATGAAAATAAATGTTCAACTTCAACTTAAAAACTAGATGCTATGTTATCGACCTTGTCGCTGTCATTCTTGAAAGGCATGTAGCTCTTGATATTATACAGCACGTAACTGCATCATGTGATATGATGTATAAAAGCTTGATTCCATTCGCTTAACTAGGTAGCATCAGAGAAAAGTATATTAATAGGTAGTTAAAGAGAAAGTGTTATGATCATGATCCTCTATTGGCTTTGCTAATCTTCTTTGCTTGTTTTTCAAACATTCGGGCCACACATATTAATATATGATCACCTCTCTCTCATTCATATGCATTTATGCATGCATGTGTGCGTATGAAGTTGGATTGAATGATTATTAATATTCCTTCTTTAAGAAGTGAACAAATGAAAGATGTCCACTTAAACAGAAACTCGTAGTAGGAGTAGGAGAAGATGCTTCTCCACGACATCAAGCTACCTCATTGGGTCCCCCATTTTTCCTCTCATAGTTTTCTCCATACTTATAtctattcattttttttcacaAATTATGATTTGTATAATAACAAAACTATCACTGTTATTGCAAATGAAAACATTCCTTATATAGGGTCGATAAGATTTTAATTTCTTCAACCAGTTATGATAACAACAATGGTTTATTTAttaattctttttcattttatatctatttttgGAGTATATGAATTAACATAACTTGTAGAGCATAAGATATTAACATTTAAATTACTGCATAGATTGATTAAACAAGTTACTGCATAAATTGATTATATTATCTGTGTGTATATATCAAAAAGGGTAAATGTACTATACGGAATGAAGAATTAAAATGTATATTCAGAAAGAAAAGAGGGATTAAGAAAATAATCattagattttgattctaaagaCTAAAGCCCAAAAAACTAAAGCTCGATCAGATTCAGCTTTTACCGACAgctttttcttatttgttttattaaagaaatgaaattttggaacatttcaaaaaaaaaatcctcttAAAGCTAGCTAAGAAGTTTTactggaatatatatatatatatatatatatatatatatatatatatatatatatatatatatatatatatatatatatatatcttgttgGTACAACACGACATGCTTGGATAAAAGATTTATGCGGATAAGAGaaggtatttatttatatttctctagataattatataattatggtttagaaaaggagaaaaataaGTTGAACAACTAAAAACACGATATACGAGAGTTGTAAGTTTCTGATAAAGGCCACTATCAGTACTTGTAGTTTTGAGTGGCTAATACTATTAGTGTCGTATTAGTGTATTGTGGCAATACACTTATACACATAACATAACACCAAAAGCATGTATATACGTGTACGAAAAAAGAATCTTAACTTTTGTTCACAAGACTTGTAtctttcaaaataatttaagacATCTTTAATGATTCAATGATTGAATGTAATTTACCGCATTGATAAACGATGatgttataatttaaaataaattccTTCAGCAAATTAGTAGTacattttattaagtttatacacTCACAAAACTAACTGTGCTAAATTTCAAGCTTTTAATGATGAGATTTTACGGTATGTGATACAAATACTAATTAAAGCTCaatcaataaatattaattGTCTGGCGAAATCTGATTTAGGCTCCATTGAAGTTTGCAAACGCTTTTAGTTTATAGAATAAAGTTCTTGTCTTGACAAAAATctgattatcaaaaaaataatcaatgtTTTCATTTTGGAGAAATATCAAATAAAACATAACAAGAAAGCACTAAAACTAGACATTATTTTTCCTTTCGAAATATTGGCTCCAATTAGTGAACATCGTTTAATCGCGGAATCgtagaaaaaaaatagttaagctGCATAAAAGATTAATTAAGCtgcagaaaatttaaaattatggaaCGGCGGTTGGCAGAATACATATtatatt comes from Brassica rapa cultivar Chiifu-401-42 chromosome A02, CAAS_Brap_v3.01, whole genome shotgun sequence and encodes:
- the LOC103852593 gene encoding carbamoyl-phosphate synthase small chain, chloroplastic; protein product: MAATTTLGFVLPTGVSRRRGGFRVSLIRCSASPLTNSTASGLVEKPWDSYNARLVLEDGSIWPAKSFGAPGTRVAELVFNTSLTGYQEILTDPSYAGQFVLMTNPQIGNTGVNLDDEESEQCFLAGLVIRSLSISTSNWRCTKTLADYLTQRNLMGVYDLDTRAITRRLREEGSLNGVLSTEQTKTDEELLQMSRSWDIVGIDLISDVSCKFPYEWVDKTDPEWDFNSNSRDGETYRVVAYDFGIKHNILRRLSSYGCQITVVPSTFPASEAVKMNPDGILFSNGPGDPSAVPYAVETVKELLGKAPVYGICMGHQLLGQALGGTTFKMKFGHHGGNHPVRNNRTGQVEISAQNHNYAVDPASLPGGVEVTHVNLNDGSCAGLSYPAMNVMSLQYHPEASPGPHDSDNAFKEFIELMKRSKQSS